One stretch of Alcaligenes faecalis DNA includes these proteins:
- the rsmH gene encoding 16S rRNA (cytosine(1402)-N(4))-methyltransferase RsmH, whose protein sequence is MTLVHRSVLLEPTVAALVDPSFEARRWAQNPEIQGLVDGVYVDCTFGRGGHSRLLLSHLSPQGRLIVIDKDPQAIAVAQELAAQDSRVTVVHSGFGDLAQALDELDVGPLQGVMMDLGISSPQIDDAERGFSFMREGPLDMRMDTSGGLTAEQWLAEVSVEVLKEVIAEYGEERFAFQIAKAIVDRRQSRPLHTTRDLAELVAGVVRTREKGQHPATRTFQAIRIYLNRELEELAHALPSILSRLATRGRLAVIAFHSLEDRMVKQFMNAAARPAQEQSRLPILEKDLPQPLVQSLGRILPTDEESSDNPRARSAVLRVVQRTDTPIPQDWMRSASERLLQQAAYSRQPAGKRGRR, encoded by the coding sequence ATGACGCTGGTACATCGATCCGTGCTGCTGGAGCCTACGGTGGCGGCCCTCGTGGATCCGTCCTTTGAGGCCCGGCGCTGGGCGCAAAACCCCGAAATCCAGGGTTTGGTCGATGGTGTGTACGTAGATTGCACCTTTGGTCGTGGTGGTCACAGCCGTCTGTTGTTGTCGCACTTGAGCCCCCAGGGACGCCTGATCGTGATCGACAAGGATCCTCAGGCGATCGCCGTGGCCCAGGAGCTGGCGGCACAAGATAGCCGTGTGACGGTTGTACATAGTGGTTTTGGTGATCTGGCCCAGGCTCTGGACGAGCTGGATGTGGGGCCATTGCAAGGCGTCATGATGGATTTGGGCATTTCCTCGCCACAAATCGACGACGCAGAACGAGGTTTCTCTTTTATGCGCGAAGGTCCTCTGGACATGCGCATGGATACCAGCGGTGGTTTGACCGCTGAACAGTGGCTGGCCGAGGTCAGTGTAGAAGTTTTAAAGGAGGTCATTGCAGAATATGGCGAAGAACGGTTTGCTTTCCAGATTGCAAAGGCGATTGTTGATCGCCGCCAATCCCGCCCGCTACATACAACGCGTGATCTCGCCGAGCTCGTCGCCGGTGTCGTCCGCACGCGCGAAAAGGGTCAACATCCGGCAACCAGGACCTTCCAGGCTATACGGATTTACCTCAATCGTGAGCTCGAAGAGCTCGCGCACGCGCTTCCGTCAATTCTGAGTCGATTGGCGACTCGGGGCAGGCTTGCGGTGATTGCATTTCATTCACTGGAGGACCGCATGGTCAAACAGTTCATGAACGCAGCTGCGCGTCCCGCGCAGGAACAGTCACGTCTACCTATTCTTGAAAAAGACTTGCCCCAGCCTCTGGTGCAGTCTTTGGGCAGAATCTTGCCCACCGACGAGGAGTCCAGCGATAACCCCCGAGCCCGCTCGGCGGTATTACGTGTGGTGCAACGCACCGACACCCCCATCCCCCAGGACTGGATGCGCAGCGCCAGCGAGCGTCTGCTGCAACAGGCCGCCTATAGCCGACAGCCCGCCGGCAAGCGAGGCCGCCGATGA
- the ftsW gene encoding putative lipid II flippase FtsW codes for MSLFAELTSGVNAVRPGRTALPAFDRPLLAATLMLTLFGLLMVYSASIALADGPRYESYGRYYFVIRHALFIVVGVVLAMFTATVPLRVWQKLAVPLFALAIFLLMVVLIPGIGREVNGARRWLPLGIINFQPSELMKVAMVLYAADYTVRKQQHLHTFIRGFLPMAVALGLVGVLLLMEPDLGAFMVIVAIAVGILFIGGINGKLFSALLGIMVSSFLLLIWLSPWRRERLFVYLDPWNPDNAYGSAYQLSHSLIALGRGEWFGVGLGSSVEKLHYLPEAHTDFIVAVIGEELGFVGVAALILTFGFVVWRSFNIGRQASAMDRLFSGVVAQGVALWFGVQAFINIGVVLGLLPTKGLTLPLVSYGGSGIVMNLVAFALLLRVDFENRQMMRGKRT; via the coding sequence ATGAGTCTGTTTGCTGAGCTGACCTCGGGTGTCAATGCCGTACGTCCAGGACGCACGGCATTGCCTGCGTTTGATCGCCCCTTGCTGGCCGCTACGCTGATGCTGACTCTGTTTGGTCTGCTGATGGTGTATTCGGCCTCGATCGCCTTGGCAGACGGACCGCGCTATGAAAGCTACGGTCGCTATTACTTTGTCATTCGCCACGCCTTGTTCATCGTGGTGGGTGTGGTGCTGGCCATGTTTACCGCTACCGTGCCCTTGCGCGTGTGGCAGAAGCTGGCTGTGCCCTTGTTTGCACTGGCTATTTTCCTCTTGATGGTCGTGTTGATTCCCGGAATTGGCCGTGAAGTGAACGGCGCACGTCGCTGGTTGCCATTGGGCATCATCAACTTCCAGCCCTCGGAACTGATGAAAGTGGCCATGGTGCTGTACGCCGCCGATTACACCGTGCGCAAGCAGCAGCACCTGCATACGTTTATACGAGGTTTCCTGCCCATGGCGGTGGCTCTGGGCCTGGTCGGTGTTCTGCTGTTGATGGAGCCTGACCTGGGTGCCTTCATGGTCATTGTGGCCATTGCGGTGGGCATTCTGTTCATTGGCGGAATTAACGGCAAGCTGTTCTCTGCCTTGCTGGGCATCATGGTCAGCAGCTTCCTCTTGCTGATCTGGCTTTCGCCCTGGCGTCGTGAACGTCTGTTCGTGTACCTGGACCCCTGGAATCCTGACAATGCCTATGGCAGTGCGTATCAGTTGTCGCACTCGCTGATTGCCTTGGGCCGTGGTGAATGGTTCGGCGTGGGCCTGGGTTCCAGCGTGGAAAAACTGCATTACCTGCCTGAAGCCCATACCGACTTTATCGTCGCGGTGATTGGTGAAGAGCTGGGCTTTGTCGGCGTGGCCGCCCTGATCCTGACTTTTGGCTTTGTCGTATGGCGCAGCTTCAATATCGGTCGTCAGGCCAGTGCCATGGATCGCTTGTTCAGCGGTGTGGTTGCTCAAGGTGTGGCGCTGTGGTTTGGCGTGCAGGCCTTTATCAATATCGGTGTGGTGCTGGGTCTTTTGCCTACCAAGGGTCTGACCTTGCCTTTGGTCAGTTACGGTGGTTCGGGCATTGTGATGAATCTGGTGGCTTTCGCCTTGTTGCTGCGGGTTGATTTTGAAAACCGGCAAATGATGCGAGGTAAGCGCACATGA
- the murF gene encoding bifunctional UDP-N-acetylmuramoyl-L-alanyl-D-glutamate--2,6-diaminopimelate ligase MurE/UDP-N-acetylmuramoyl-tripeptide--D-alanyl-D-alanine ligase MurF: protein MNAAAILEWLAQHVAPTANLCLDSRQIKAGDAFFACRGHQGDGREYEVQAVQQGAVAIVREQGDQAVDPGVPVLQVANLSALLGEVAHQWWGRPSEEMTVVAVTGTNGKTSTVQWVASALNHSQVPCGTIGTLGVTLPDGSNLGGVLTTPDVLTVHRSLAAIRAQGGNAVALEASSIGLEQGRLDGVRIDIAGFTNLTHDHLDYHHSMEEYKQAKLRLFGWPGLRSAVVNADDETGRELMQAGLAARVISYSMSQPGVDLLAQDVHTGADGQVFNLVTAHGTAQILTHLLGEHNVANLLLVAGVLQEVGWPVSKIARIMDKLESVPGRLQIVTPKSTAGRQPLPLVVVDYAHTADALERALQALREVASVRGGKLICVFGCGGNRDTAKRPIMGEVAARLADSVLVTTDNPRFEDPAEIIRQIVAGMPEAPAVQMDRARAILSSIWAASPEDIVLLAGKGHETYQEVQGERSVFDDSDWAKAALLWLRGVRLSTDSRSLTKGDVFLALSGEQFDGHRYLEKAKEQGAVAAIVAQRDVEVELPQIVLGDTRRALMTLATEWRSRFDIPVIGVTGSNGKTTTKEMIAAILRAWLGEAESLATRGNLNNDLGVPLSILRLGSGHKAAVLEMGMNHPGEIAVLASMARPTIALINNAQREHQEFMHSVEAVARENGAVIDALPQDGALVIPDDDAFSAMWAEQAGQRSVLRFGLSGQETVFAADMFVEPAQTRFVLYVAGQSSALTLHSPGIHNLRNALAAAACAHAAGAPLSAIVQGLESFRPVTGRMQPKQLSSGYQLIDDTYNANPDSVRAAIDVLAQLKGRKVLVLGNMAEIGDNSSELHAEVGAYAKERGMDELLTLGGDASHAAQAFGARAHQFETLEDMVAYLLALEPSHVLIKGSRSARMERVVAALENHFSHNEGATHAS from the coding sequence ATGAACGCCGCAGCAATATTGGAGTGGCTGGCGCAGCATGTCGCGCCCACGGCTAATCTGTGTTTGGATTCCCGCCAGATCAAGGCGGGTGATGCGTTTTTTGCCTGCCGCGGCCATCAGGGTGATGGTCGTGAGTACGAAGTTCAGGCTGTGCAACAAGGTGCGGTTGCGATTGTGCGCGAGCAGGGCGATCAGGCGGTAGATCCCGGTGTACCTGTTTTGCAAGTTGCCAACCTCAGTGCCTTGTTGGGTGAAGTGGCTCATCAGTGGTGGGGTCGTCCTTCCGAGGAAATGACGGTCGTCGCGGTGACCGGAACCAATGGCAAGACCTCCACGGTGCAATGGGTGGCTTCGGCTCTGAACCATTCCCAAGTGCCTTGCGGCACCATTGGTACGCTGGGCGTGACCTTGCCTGACGGCTCCAATCTGGGTGGCGTACTGACGACGCCGGACGTGCTGACCGTACATCGCAGCTTGGCCGCCATTCGCGCCCAAGGTGGTAATGCCGTGGCGCTGGAAGCCTCGTCGATTGGCCTGGAGCAAGGCCGCCTGGACGGTGTCCGTATTGATATTGCCGGGTTCACCAACCTGACGCATGACCATCTGGACTATCACCACAGCATGGAAGAATACAAGCAGGCCAAGCTGCGCCTGTTTGGCTGGCCCGGTCTGCGTAGCGCTGTGGTGAACGCCGACGATGAAACTGGCCGTGAATTGATGCAGGCTGGTCTGGCTGCTCGTGTGATTTCGTACTCCATGAGCCAGCCTGGCGTGGATCTGCTGGCGCAAGACGTGCATACCGGCGCTGATGGCCAGGTATTCAATCTGGTCACTGCTCACGGTACTGCTCAAATTCTGACTCACCTGCTGGGCGAGCATAACGTCGCCAACCTCCTGCTGGTGGCCGGTGTGCTGCAAGAAGTGGGTTGGCCTGTGTCCAAGATCGCCCGCATCATGGACAAGCTGGAATCCGTTCCTGGCCGTCTGCAAATTGTGACGCCCAAGAGCACTGCCGGTCGTCAGCCTCTGCCTTTGGTAGTAGTCGATTACGCTCACACCGCTGATGCGTTAGAGCGTGCCCTGCAAGCGCTGCGTGAAGTGGCCAGCGTACGTGGCGGCAAGCTGATTTGCGTATTTGGTTGCGGCGGTAATCGCGACACCGCCAAGCGCCCCATCATGGGTGAAGTGGCTGCCCGTCTGGCCGACAGCGTTCTGGTTACGACCGACAACCCACGTTTTGAAGATCCTGCCGAAATCATTCGTCAGATTGTGGCCGGCATGCCTGAAGCGCCTGCCGTGCAAATGGATCGTGCTCGCGCCATCCTGTCTTCGATCTGGGCTGCCAGCCCCGAAGATATTGTCTTGCTGGCTGGTAAAGGCCACGAAACCTATCAGGAAGTGCAGGGCGAGCGCTCTGTGTTTGATGATTCCGACTGGGCCAAAGCCGCCTTGCTGTGGTTGCGTGGCGTGCGTTTGAGCACCGATTCCCGCAGCCTGACCAAAGGTGATGTGTTCCTGGCCCTGAGCGGCGAGCAGTTCGACGGCCACCGCTATCTGGAAAAAGCGAAAGAGCAGGGTGCGGTTGCCGCCATCGTGGCTCAGCGTGATGTCGAAGTCGAATTGCCACAAATTGTGCTGGGCGATACGCGTCGTGCCCTGATGACCTTGGCTACCGAATGGCGTTCGCGCTTTGACATCCCTGTCATTGGCGTGACCGGCAGCAATGGCAAGACCACGACTAAGGAAATGATTGCCGCTATCTTGCGCGCCTGGTTGGGCGAAGCAGAAAGTCTGGCAACTCGCGGTAATTTGAACAACGATCTGGGCGTCCCCCTGTCCATTCTGCGCTTGGGCTCCGGGCACAAGGCCGCCGTTCTGGAAATGGGCATGAACCACCCCGGCGAAATTGCCGTGCTGGCGTCCATGGCTCGCCCCACGATTGCCCTGATCAATAACGCGCAGCGCGAACACCAGGAGTTCATGCACAGCGTGGAAGCCGTGGCGCGTGAAAACGGTGCTGTTATCGACGCGCTGCCACAAGATGGTGCGCTGGTGATTCCTGATGACGATGCGTTCAGCGCCATGTGGGCTGAGCAAGCCGGTCAGCGCTCCGTATTGCGTTTTGGCCTGAGTGGTCAGGAAACCGTTTTTGCTGCCGATATGTTTGTCGAGCCCGCTCAAACCCGCTTTGTGCTGTATGTGGCAGGCCAGTCCTCTGCGCTGACCTTGCACAGCCCCGGTATCCATAACCTGCGTAATGCTTTGGCGGCTGCCGCTTGCGCCCATGCAGCCGGTGCTCCTTTGAGCGCGATTGTGCAGGGTCTGGAAAGCTTCCGTCCTGTTACGGGTCGTATGCAGCCCAAGCAGCTGTCTTCCGGTTACCAATTGATTGATGACACCTACAACGCCAACCCGGATTCGGTACGTGCTGCCATTGATGTGCTGGCACAGCTGAAAGGCCGCAAGGTGCTGGTGCTGGGCAATATGGCCGAGATCGGTGACAACAGCTCCGAATTGCACGCTGAAGTCGGTGCCTACGCCAAAGAGCGTGGCATGGATGAATTGCTGACCTTGGGTGGCGATGCCAGCCATGCCGCCCAGGCTTTTGGTGCGCGTGCGCACCAGTTCGAGACGCTGGAGGACATGGTGGCTTACCTGCTGGCTCTGGAGCCGTCCCATGTACTGATCAAGGGATCGCGCAGCGCCCGTATGGAGCGTGTGGTTGCCGCCCTGGAAAACCACTTCTCCCATAACGAAGGGGCCACTCATGCTTCTTGA
- the ftsL gene encoding cell division protein FtsL has protein sequence MMRLVITLSLVLMLSAISLVTARYQARELFVQTDRLVTKAGELDTDWRRLQLERAELARNARVDDIGRNDLGLVLSTPERTLYLQGGQLSSNLAQPGGRP, from the coding sequence ATGATGCGCCTGGTCATCACCCTCTCTTTGGTGTTGATGCTTTCGGCCATCTCTTTGGTGACGGCGCGCTATCAGGCGCGCGAGCTGTTTGTGCAAACCGATCGTCTGGTCACCAAAGCCGGTGAACTGGATACGGACTGGCGTCGTCTGCAACTGGAGCGTGCCGAGCTGGCTCGCAACGCCCGGGTGGATGACATTGGTCGCAATGATCTGGGCCTGGTGCTCAGCACCCCTGAGCGCACCCTGTATCTGCAAGGTGGTCAGCTGAGCTCGAATCTGGCTCAGCCCGGAGGGCGGCCATGA
- the mraY gene encoding phospho-N-acetylmuramoyl-pentapeptide-transferase — MLLELARWLSDDHIRAFGVFEYITLRAILASATALAIGLLAGPWVIRKLTELKIGQAVRAYGPESHLQKNGTPTMGGVLILISIGISTLLWADWTNRFVWVVLLVTFGFGWIGWADDYKKVVNRDPEGMSSRQKFFWQALIGMVAAVYLSFAVSVPANTELWPLFKEWVWSGFTMPLPTQADLIVPFFKSVSYPLGVLGFVVLTWAVIVGSSNAVNLTDGLDGLAIMPTVLVGAALGIFAYVVGRVDYSKYLLFPYIPGAGELMVICAAIAGAGLAFLWFNAYPAQVFMGDVGALALGGALGTIAVIVRQEIVLFIMGGVFVVETLSVMLQVTWFKYTKKRYGQGRRIFRMAPLHHHFEVSGWKETQVVVRFWIITMMLVMVGLSTLKLR, encoded by the coding sequence ATGCTTCTTGAACTGGCACGTTGGCTATCGGACGATCATATTCGCGCCTTTGGGGTGTTTGAGTACATCACCCTGCGTGCTATTTTGGCCAGCGCCACCGCGCTGGCGATTGGCTTGTTGGCAGGTCCCTGGGTGATTCGCAAGCTGACCGAACTGAAGATTGGTCAGGCTGTACGCGCTTACGGCCCTGAATCGCATTTGCAAAAGAATGGCACCCCCACCATGGGTGGCGTCCTGATCCTGATTTCTATCGGTATCAGTACCTTGTTGTGGGCAGACTGGACCAACCGCTTTGTGTGGGTTGTTCTGCTGGTGACTTTCGGTTTTGGCTGGATCGGTTGGGCAGACGACTACAAGAAAGTCGTCAACCGTGATCCCGAAGGCATGTCCTCGCGTCAGAAATTCTTCTGGCAAGCCCTGATCGGTATGGTTGCGGCTGTGTACCTGAGCTTTGCTGTTTCGGTGCCTGCCAATACTGAACTTTGGCCCTTGTTCAAAGAGTGGGTCTGGAGCGGCTTCACCATGCCACTGCCTACTCAGGCTGACCTGATCGTGCCGTTCTTCAAGTCCGTCAGCTACCCGCTGGGTGTGCTGGGCTTTGTGGTGCTGACCTGGGCGGTGATTGTTGGCTCCAGTAACGCCGTCAACCTGACGGACGGTCTGGACGGTCTGGCCATCATGCCTACCGTGCTGGTGGGCGCTGCCCTGGGCATTTTTGCCTATGTGGTTGGCCGGGTCGACTACTCCAAATATCTCTTGTTCCCTTATATCCCCGGCGCGGGCGAGCTGATGGTGATCTGTGCGGCCATTGCCGGTGCAGGTCTGGCCTTTCTGTGGTTCAACGCCTATCCCGCCCAAGTGTTCATGGGCGATGTGGGTGCCTTGGCCCTGGGTGGCGCGCTGGGCACGATCGCTGTGATCGTTCGCCAGGAAATCGTGCTGTTCATCATGGGTGGCGTGTTTGTGGTGGAAACCTTGTCGGTGATGTTGCAGGTGACCTGGTTCAAGTACACCAAAAAACGCTACGGGCAGGGCAGACGAATATTCCGTATGGCGCCGCTGCACCATCACTTTGAAGTCAGCGGCTGGAAAGAAACACAGGTGGTGGTTCGTTTCTGGATCATCACCATGATGCTGGTCATGGTTGGCCTGTCTACATTGAAACTGCGATGA
- a CDS encoding peptidoglycan D,D-transpeptidase FtsI family protein encodes MRRFGYHDNPVLSVQIPFWRSRLVLVLLFLGFGALIVKALYLQGLSTEFLQQQGERRYERTQVLPPMRGKVFDRSGSVVLASSVPVKAIWAIPDDARNAKPEQIAQLAKLLGMGQSDIDRRLSVEDRNFVYIKRQVDVDVAAQIAELKIPGIHQQEEMRRFYPEGDVMAHIVGFTNIEDQGIEGIELAFNSALSGTPGSRRVIRDRLGRVVEDVRAIIPPTHGQDLHLSIDAGLQFDAYTALKKGMEDVKANAAAAVVMDVKTGEILALVNLPTYNPNDRDDRKGPALRNRALTDTFEPGSIMKPFTVALALDINRITTATQFNTGNGQYRYQGSVISDVSRNNGMLDAAGILRRSSNIGMTMISERLTSQEMWNKFTELGFGRSPQADFPGIASGRLRPWERWRPIERATMSYGYGLSVSLLQIAHAYTAFARNGDMVSMTLLKRDGKPASVQVYTPKVAAEVRAMLEAAAGPAGARLAQVQGYRVAGKSGTARKIVDGRYSKSLYRGSFVGFAPVSDPRIVVAVTIDEPHSSNYYGGRIAAPIFSEIVARSLRRLGVQPDAPIDSLVAVGPGAERVR; translated from the coding sequence ATGAGACGATTCGGCTATCACGATAATCCTGTTTTAAGCGTCCAGATTCCATTCTGGCGTTCGCGTTTGGTCCTGGTGCTTCTGTTCCTGGGCTTTGGCGCATTGATCGTCAAGGCCTTGTACTTGCAGGGCCTGTCTACCGAATTTCTGCAGCAGCAAGGCGAGCGTCGTTACGAGCGCACCCAGGTTCTGCCGCCCATGCGTGGGAAGGTTTTTGATCGTTCCGGGTCCGTGGTGCTGGCCTCCAGCGTGCCCGTCAAGGCAATCTGGGCCATTCCGGATGACGCCCGCAATGCCAAACCCGAGCAGATTGCTCAACTGGCCAAGTTGCTGGGTATGGGGCAGTCCGATATCGACCGTCGCCTGTCCGTTGAAGATCGCAACTTTGTCTACATCAAGCGTCAGGTAGACGTGGATGTGGCTGCCCAGATTGCCGAACTGAAGATTCCCGGTATTCACCAGCAGGAAGAAATGCGCCGCTTCTATCCCGAAGGGGATGTGATGGCGCACATTGTGGGTTTCACCAATATTGAAGACCAGGGCATTGAAGGCATTGAGCTGGCCTTTAATTCGGCCTTGTCGGGTACGCCCGGCTCGCGCCGCGTGATTCGTGACCGCCTGGGCCGTGTGGTTGAGGACGTGCGCGCCATTATCCCGCCTACGCATGGTCAGGATTTGCACCTGTCCATTGATGCCGGTTTGCAGTTTGATGCCTACACCGCGCTGAAAAAGGGGATGGAAGACGTCAAGGCCAATGCGGCTGCCGCTGTGGTCATGGATGTAAAAACCGGGGAAATTCTGGCCCTGGTGAACCTGCCTACCTATAACCCCAACGACAGGGACGACCGCAAAGGTCCGGCCCTGCGTAACCGTGCCCTGACTGACACTTTTGAGCCCGGCTCCATCATGAAGCCGTTCACCGTCGCCTTGGCGCTGGACATCAACCGCATCACCACCGCCACCCAGTTCAATACAGGCAATGGTCAGTATCGCTACCAGGGCAGTGTGATCAGCGACGTTAGCCGTAACAACGGCATGCTGGATGCCGCCGGCATTTTGCGACGCTCCAGCAATATTGGCATGACCATGATTTCCGAGCGTCTGACTTCTCAGGAAATGTGGAATAAATTTACCGAGCTAGGTTTTGGTCGTTCTCCTCAGGCTGACTTCCCCGGTATTGCCAGCGGACGGCTGCGCCCCTGGGAGCGCTGGCGTCCCATCGAGCGCGCCACCATGTCGTATGGCTATGGCCTGTCGGTTTCCCTGCTGCAAATTGCCCATGCCTACACGGCGTTTGCGCGTAATGGCGACATGGTTTCCATGACACTGCTCAAGCGGGACGGCAAACCTGCCAGCGTTCAGGTTTACACCCCCAAAGTGGCCGCCGAAGTGCGCGCCATGCTGGAAGCGGCCGCTGGTCCGGCCGGTGCCCGTCTGGCCCAGGTACAAGGCTATCGCGTGGCTGGCAAGAGCGGTACGGCCCGCAAGATCGTGGATGGCCGTTACAGCAAATCCCTGTATCGCGGCTCTTTTGTAGGCTTTGCTCCTGTCTCCGATCCTCGCATTGTGGTGGCCGTCACGATTGACGAACCACATAGCTCTAATTATTACGGCGGGCGTATTGCCGCGCCGATTTTTTCAGAAATTGTGGCCCGGAGCTTGCGACGCCTAGGCGTCCAGCCTGATGCGCCCATAGATTCGCTGGTGGCCGTTGGCCCCGGTGCGGAGAGAGTACGATGA
- the murD gene encoding UDP-N-acetylmuramoyl-L-alanine--D-glutamate ligase gives MNALSFPSIRKDGLMLILGLGETGFAAARWSLAQGASIRLADTRENVQGLDKLQALSSSPLDVRLGQNALQADSLNDVHTLVISPGLSPLDPALAAFFAQARDRGIEVIGEIELFARALKDLADQGHESRVVAITGTNGKTTVTAMTRHLLEQAGVSALAVGNISPAALTALCDALESNALPQVWVLELSSFQLDSTFSLQADAGVVLNISQDHLDWHGGMDAYVESKQRMYGMCDVTLVNRDDPAVMAMVPDASQESVRSFGLDKPALLGDMGLLTDGGMQWLVANEPTDFELPATGLKKRNAPAEPAVRGKGGLKRLMPVEALQIKGRHNALNAQAALLLARCLGLGWAELLNGLRTYQGEPHRVELVRVLDGVQYLDDSKGTNVGATVAALRGFDQRVWLIAGGLGKGQDFEPLAVAAASNVAEVFLIGQDAKLIAAELDAHDVRHRFCDGLEAAVQAAAEQARSGDVVLLSPACASMDMFKSYHHRGMCFVAAVTEMALDRGEPA, from the coding sequence ATGAATGCTTTGAGTTTTCCTTCGATCCGTAAAGACGGTCTCATGCTTATCCTGGGGTTAGGCGAGACAGGCTTTGCTGCGGCTCGCTGGTCTTTGGCCCAGGGGGCCAGCATTCGTTTGGCGGATACGCGCGAAAACGTGCAGGGTCTGGACAAGCTTCAGGCTCTGAGCAGCTCGCCTCTGGATGTACGTCTGGGGCAGAACGCCTTGCAGGCTGATAGCCTGAACGATGTGCACACCCTGGTGATCAGCCCCGGCTTGTCGCCTTTGGATCCGGCTCTGGCTGCCTTTTTTGCCCAGGCGCGTGATCGTGGAATCGAAGTCATTGGCGAGATCGAACTGTTCGCCCGTGCCTTGAAAGACCTGGCCGATCAAGGCCATGAAAGCCGTGTGGTGGCCATTACCGGCACCAATGGCAAGACTACCGTCACAGCCATGACACGCCACTTGCTGGAGCAAGCAGGTGTTTCTGCACTGGCCGTGGGCAATATCAGCCCTGCTGCGCTGACTGCTCTGTGCGACGCTCTGGAAAGCAATGCCTTGCCCCAAGTCTGGGTGCTGGAACTGTCCAGCTTTCAATTGGACAGCACCTTCAGCTTGCAGGCTGATGCTGGCGTTGTACTGAATATCTCCCAGGATCACCTGGACTGGCACGGCGGCATGGACGCCTATGTCGAGTCCAAACAACGCATGTACGGCATGTGCGATGTGACCTTGGTCAATCGCGATGATCCCGCCGTCATGGCCATGGTTCCCGATGCCAGCCAGGAGTCGGTACGCAGCTTCGGTTTGGACAAGCCTGCCTTGTTGGGCGATATGGGCTTGCTGACGGATGGCGGCATGCAATGGTTGGTGGCCAATGAGCCTACCGATTTTGAGCTGCCAGCCACCGGTCTGAAAAAACGTAATGCGCCGGCTGAGCCTGCCGTGCGTGGCAAGGGCGGCTTGAAACGCCTGATGCCGGTTGAGGCTTTGCAGATCAAGGGGCGTCACAACGCCTTGAATGCTCAAGCCGCCTTGTTGCTGGCTCGCTGCCTGGGTCTGGGTTGGGCTGAATTGCTCAACGGTCTGCGTACTTATCAAGGTGAACCGCACCGTGTCGAACTGGTGCGTGTGCTGGATGGTGTTCAGTATCTGGACGACAGCAAGGGCACCAACGTCGGTGCGACCGTCGCTGCCTTGCGTGGTTTTGATCAGCGTGTCTGGCTGATTGCCGGTGGTTTGGGCAAGGGTCAGGATTTTGAGCCGCTGGCTGTTGCCGCCGCCTCGAATGTGGCCGAAGTGTTTTTGATTGGGCAGGACGCCAAGCTGATCGCAGCTGAGCTGGACGCCCACGATGTCCGTCACCGTTTCTGCGATGGCCTGGAAGCCGCTGTGCAAGCCGCTGCCGAGCAGGCACGTTCGGGCGATGTGGTCTTGCTGTCCCCAGCTTGCGCCAGCATGGATATGTTCAAAAGCTATCACCACCGCGGCATGTGCTTTGTTGCCGCCGTGACCGAGATGGCACTGGATAGAGGAGAGCCGGCATGA